One stretch of Amblyomma americanum isolate KBUSLIRL-KWMA unplaced genomic scaffold, ASM5285725v1 scaffold_49, whole genome shotgun sequence DNA includes these proteins:
- the LOC144112084 gene encoding uncharacterized protein LOC144112084: protein MHDLPVNWKHELSEFWSGGVLLAFPEAHQDNKFFKKNATSFPRFHVVHSEHEEQTARQVSPFIVTRTLTSAIGEGYKIKTLANGDLLLEVLYNHQQEKLSEVKSFGDLPVIISTHRSLNTVRGVISDDDLKYVTDEELLEGLKEQNVTNVYRIKIRRDNEEIPTKQIALTFAFSILPDSVEIGYIKLQLREYIPNPRRCFKCQRYGHSSQSCRGQLTCAKCSFHEHDAENCAVEPHLCVNCEGSHPAYSRACPVWKQEKEIVTIKVKENITFREARKRVASIHKPTFSDVVQRGTAPQPLLAPTQATRRTVGDSNIT, encoded by the exons atGCATGATCTCCCGGTCAACTGGAAGCACGAGTTGTCCGAATTCTGGAGTGGAGGGGTGCTCCTTGCATTCCCAGA GGCGCACCAAGACaataaattcttcaaaaaaaacgctacaagcttccctcgattccacgttgttcacagcgaacacgaggaacaaactgctagacaagtgtcaccattcattgttaccaggactttaacaagtgccataggagaagggtacaagatcaaaacactagcaaacggagaccttcttttagaagttttatacaaccaccaacaagagaaattgtcagaagtgaagtcattCGGTGATTTACCGGTCATAATCagcacacaccgatctttgaatactgttaggggagttatctcagatgatgacctcaaatatgtaactgatgaagaacttctggaaggtttgaaggagcaaaacgtgaccaacgtgtaCAGGATAAAAATAAGACGAGATAATGaagaaatccccacaaagcaGATTGCCCTGACATTTGCATTTAGTATCCTCCCCgactccgtagaaataggctacataaagctccaactaagagagtacataccaaacccacgacgctgcttcaaatgccaacgttacggccacagctctcagagttgccggggccaactcacatgtgctaaatgctcttTCCATGAACACGATGccgaaaactgtgcagttgaaccacacctatgtgtaaattgtgagggcagccatcctgcatactcacgcgcatgtccagtttggaaacaagaaaaggagattgtcacaatcaaagtcaaagaaaacataacatttagggaagcgcGGAAGAGGGTAGCTTCGATACACAAACCtactttctccgatgtggtgcaaaggggcacagcaccacagccgcttctggctcccactcaggccacacgca GAACTGTAGGGGACTCTAACATAACCTAA